The window AATATTATATAGTATATCATATCATTAATCCATGTGTTTGCTTTTGTTACACTTTTGCAGCTGTTGAACCAGATTGTATGCGAGGGGCATAAAATGGTGAGTAGTTTTATCTTGACTTATTAATTTGTTTTTAAAGTTCCTTGATATTTACTGGAGATAAGTTTACGAAGTGAACTATATATACATTATACATACGTAGAATAATGTGGAAAATACTTGAATACGGGAGTGGTTGAACTATCCAATTACAGTGGTTACAGTCTAATGGGTAAAACATTGGGAATGGATATTTGTTGTAGTTTTCTAGGTTGAGGTGGAGTTGGAAATCTGCAGAAGCTTCTGTTATAGCCCATTGCGACGAAACAAAATTTCAAAGGTATTATTTGATAGTGATGAAAATGTTAACAAATCTGAAAGATTATTTAGCCCGATAGTATTTTCCTTGCAAATGAATCAGGTATTTGCGAATTAATTTTGTTACCTTTACCTTTACAACTATTGGGGTGTGACGCATATGCTAAACGACTTGCTATAGGTGATGAAAAATGAAAGAGGTAACATATAACGTTTAATTGTGTGTATATGCAAAGTCTGTCTTTTATTGAAAAGGCATTGTAGCTCTTGATAGTGGATTTGTTTGAAGTAGATGGGTAGTTCTTTTAAGTATAGGTAGCATTTTATATAGCATTGTATGGTATTGTTTTCAATTGATTGTTACATTACTAATAACATTTGTAAATAGATTTTCATATATAAGTTTCTTTTTGAAGTAACATGTCTAATGTCTATATAACTTTGTAACTGTATGGTACTCATTTATAGAAGCGAAAGGATACGTAATCTTCAAGTTAAGGTGTTGTGGTTAAACGTGGTCGTGTTTCTTCAACCTTAGGGAAAATAATGCATTGTACTATGTGTATAGAAAAGGTTATGTTCATAATAGATAGCATTTACAGGTTTGTTTATGTTTTGTATGGCCTTTACACATTCTCTATTTTGATTCATGTTCTGTTTTGACCCATTTACATTAGACCCATTTAGTTCATCTTGTTTATGTAAGTTGTAAGTAGTGCAATATTTTATATGCAGGTGAATCGAGTTTGGCTAATTCAATTTTTTCAGGTTTAGATGTTTAACATTCAAATTTTCGTTTCCTGCTCTGTTTTTGTTATTGTTTGACTTAATGTTCATATTGTATAGAAGTATTCATTTATATTGTTGTAATTTTGCAGGGTTCGATTGTGCATTATTATGTATCAGACACTTAATAATGTTATGAATAGGCATCTACTTGGTGTTCGATGAAATGACGGAATAAATTGGGTTATAGGTAAAATTTGTAAATTACACTGTAAATCTATAAATGATATGATGATGTGTTAAATGGAATGTTGCTTAAAATGAAATGGTTATTGCAGAAGAATGATGGATATGGAGTAAGGTATGGGTAAAATGATTAGATTATCAAAAAGGGTAACTTTGTTCATCTACACTTTGCAAAGTTATACAAGTCATGTTCGTTAGTAATATTAGAGCGCTCACACTTTCAAGTGTTTTAGTGACCTCCTCCTTTGTTGTTGTCACAGTTTCTCCTTGTAACGCTACTACATATGATTAACAAAGTCGCAGGAAACGAGCATGTTGTTGATTATGGAGGTTCATTTGTTGTAGTGTTGATTTCATTGTTCTTGTCATCTATGTTCATACAAAAAAATAATGAGAAAAAGATAAACAAGCTCTAacttatgttaatattacaatTCTTATTATTACtgttactatattatattatatatagtcTAATATTTTTTTCCTAACTAATTTTTGATAAAATTCCTCATAAGTATACTTACCATGCATCTAAATACTCATGATCTACTAAGATTCAATTTTTGATAAAATTCCACataagtatacttatttttttatgACTAGGAAAAAGTAAatctgatgaaaattggaagaggaTGGTGAGATAATCAATGTAATTCATTTATTCTGATCTAATAAAAATTGGAAGATGATGGTGAGATaatgaatgtagttcatttattctgattaAGTTAAGTacgtcaatatgtttgtaaaaacaacgacaagtttcttagtcggaatccgtagTTCCATGGATCATTAAACTAAacaactttaacatttacattcatttaatacctaaaacatataattaaactgttttgtttaaacaaactcgtagtttcacgggtcatttcactagtatatgtatatatatcgagaTGAGGGCTAgaaatcaaaaaaaataaaaataaaaagtttccGTTGCATGGTATGTGGGTGGGGTGAGTCCACGTCGGCAAAAGGGTACAAACACGCGGCCATTTGTTGTGTGCTAACTTCCAGCACGCGTGTCCCTTACACCCCCAACACACCGCGCTAACCCGTGTTAGGTGGTGTGTTGGGTCCAAAATCCGTACAACACGCCTGCATTGTAGACAGTCTAAAGATCATGAATGTATGCATTTACTTTTTTaagagtataatataatataattaatgtatattaatattaatgtataatTATAGTAGAACAGAAATCATGATTGTGGCCACATAAACTCacaagtagggatggcaatggatcggatatggatcgggtgaggccgtatccatattcatatccatatccatttagtttttgtcaatctatatccatattcatatccgtttaatttcagttcatccatccatatccatattcaatggattaagcgggttaatgtatATCCATTGAATAataaaaaaatgttataatatttaataatttgtgATTAGAATtaaacgtaatataacaaaaatttatataatGTGACATAATTAAAATATATCCATAAAAACGTGTAATATTTGTCGAAAATATAACACAATTTGTTAAACTTACTATTAAACATAGAGTATGACAAATTAAATGCGTAATTTTTATGCATCTTTAATTATATATACGTGTTTTATTGCAATATTCCATGGTTAATTCATTATATAATTTcaagaaatatatatgtgtaattataAATGCATTTATAATAGTAAATTTGtctgcatatatctatatttatatatttataaatttatttcgggtgtatatgtatatatcaatgGATGAAAGTTTtgcatccatattcatatccgtaTTCATTTAGGTTCATTCATATcaacatccatatccatttatataatcctTACTCATTATATATCTGGTGGATCCCTACTCACAAGTGTAAAAATACAACAGAGATTTCTTATCCTCACATCTGCTTCTAATTTCCTCCATTCAAAATTAACAAAATATCCATTTCACTCACAATCACATTTTTTCATCACTCATACTATATCTTCATTTCGCTATACTCTTTTCAATCTTCATATTATTCAATCAGTCAATAtggcttcttcttcttcagttAGTGCTATTATCTCCCTTTCATCTTCAAAATCCACTGCTATATCATCTAGAACATCATCACTCATCTCTCAAGATAGAGTCTCTTTTACCAAGGTACTTGTACCGAAATTTCACTtttttattatacttaatgatgttAGTTTTGCATGTTATAAATTTATTGTAATGGGTTTTGcttagtttggtatatttttttttgaaaagcagaatAAATATTTATTAGACACGAAATGGGCCAAAAGGCCAATACATGGACACGTTTGGCTTAGTTTGGTATATTTAGTTTTCATTAGTAGATAATTAGAGATTTGCACTCCACACTTGCTATACTTTAGCTTATATATTTTTCAAGTTTTTGAATTTTGAATaatgttatttattatttatgtagcATCAATTTGATAATACTTCATATAAATTTGATTAGATTGTACCATTAAGATATGTGAGCAATAATGTTCATAGATATATCAAACATGAAAGCTATTAGGTAGCTATAAGTTTGTACCTTAAAATATAAATTTCAATGACAAATAAACTTCCCAGATAATGTGACCAAAAACTTGTTGCAATTTGCTTCTAAGAGTGCTGATAAGAATCAATCACAAAACCATGATCTTTAGTAATACTATAATAACTACAAATTTGGCTTGTAGATGGATTGCTTTGAACTAAAAGGATTTTTTATTATTTTGCATAAGCCATAGATTTTGTATTTGAGGTCCGAAAACTGTTATGGATACCTAGATAGGCCTAAACAGCGAAACCTTATTCGTTTACCTGTAGGAAGCTATGTGtatgataatttttatcatttctatGTGTTGTAGTTTTCTGAAAATTTTGTCTTTGTTGACGTTTAGGTGCCATGTTACAAAAATGTATCATCAAGTGGTAAATCACTATCAATTAGAGCCCAAATTGTACAAGATACTGAGGCTCCTCCAGCTAAAGTAGAGAAAATATCAAAGAAACAAGAAGAGGGTGTGGTTACAAATAAATACCGCCCAAAGGAACCATATGTCGGTCGGTGCCTTTTAAACACGAAGATCACCGGCGATGATGCCCCCGGTGAAACTTGGCATATGGTCTTCACCACTGAGGGTACGTATGTTGTGACTCTCATAAGTCAAACTAATTAGTTTATCAACCAAAATTAATAAGCTAAGTGACATCATATAAAATTGTTTATTTTCGGTTAATTAGGTGAGATCCCATACAAGGAAGGACAATCGATTGGTGTGATTCCAGACGGGATTGATCCCAAGAACGGAAAGCCACATAAATTGAGATTGTATTCCATTGCTAGCAGTGCTATCGGTGACTTTGGTGACTCCAAAACTGTAAGCACTTAGAACaagttaatcgtattattattatgtaatttaaaAAAGTTAAAAAGAAAAAATAGAAGTCTGCCACTATAATGCTGAAGTGATTTGTTATGATGGTGTAATTTGAGTTTCTAAACATGGTATTTTATTTAGGTATCTTTATGTGTAAAAAGACTCGTCTACACAAATGACCAAGGCGTAGAAGTTAAAGGAGTTTGTTCGAACTTTTTATGTAAGAATAAGTTATATTCGTTTTAGGTTCTGCTTTTGTAGTGTGAATGTTTATTTTAAGAAGTTATGTTTGTAATTCAGGTGATCTAAAGCCGGGAGCTGAGGTGCAAATTACCGGCCCAGTTGGAAAAGAAATGCTTATGCCAAAGGATCCTAATGCAACTGTTATAATGGTTTGTGTTTTTCCCTTTAATAAGATTTTCATACTTACACTGTTTTTACAAATTGTAACATTTTATGTTGGGAACTATCTAAACTACTTTCAATAAGGCCAACCCTAAAATAATTCACTAGAATGTTCCAAAAAAAGGAGGATATGTTGCAATTTCTATGATCATAATAAAACATGTTTTCATTGCTAACGAACTTGTATGGTTTCAGCTTGCAACAGGAACTGGTATTGCTCCTTTCCGTTCGTTTATGTGGAAAATGTTCTTTGAAAAGCACGAAGACTATCAGGTACAATTTGTCTTTTCAATGAATTTTTTCAAATAATATTCTGTAATCAAATGTTCAAAGTATATATTCTCTCAACTTTACATCTAAAATTGCAGTTTAATGGTTTGGCATGGCTCTTTTTAGGAGTTCCCACAAGTAGTTCCTTGTTATATAaagaggtaaaaaaaaaaaaaaaaaaacctcattATTATTCATCCTGCAACGTTGTAAAAATAATGACTCCAAATTTCGATATTGGTTTGTGAAATCTGTTAGGAATTTGAGAAAATGAAGGAGATGAAACCCGATAATCTACGCGTTGACTTTGCTGTCAGTAGAGAGCAAACTAACGAAAAGGGCGAAAAAATGTACATTCAAACAAGAATGGCTCAATATGACAGAGAGCTATGGGAATTATTAAAAAAAGATAACACATTTGTGTACATGTGTGGGCTTAAGGGCATGGAGAAGGGTATTGATGACATCATGGTTACATTGGCTGCCGAAGATGGTAAGCGGTGTTAAATTACTGAAATACCCTCCAAATTGACTATCTTTTCTTATTTCTTGATATgcaattttctgtttttattattGGTAGGCATCGATTGGGTACAATACAAGAAGCAGTTGAAGAAGGAGGGACAATGGAATGTTGAAGTTTACTAAGTTGGATTTGTTTCTTGTACAAATACAGCCCTCTTTGTAGATAGGTAACCTCCTATTTTTGTATTTTGCATATTTGACCTTttattttcttatatatattttttactttCATTAACCAAGTCTGTATTTATGGGATTTTCCCACATTTTAGTTTATTATTTTTGAGGGTATGGATTATAAATGTATACTACAATTATGAAAATAAGGTTCTCTTTGAATTGTGTTGTTTTCATGCTAAGCAATGTTACAGTGAATCAAATTTCACACCAAAAAAATTCAATCACTAGGTGATTGACTAATTAATCGCAactcaagaatatatttttttctaTTATTTATCTCTCTTCTATTATTGGtatatttgatatttgatattTTATTTTATGTGTGTGAATATGTATGTGTAAAAAGGGTGTGAGTAAAGCATTTTCCTTTCATGTTTGGCATGATTATGGATCATGGCATACTTTTGCAAATTCACAACTCATGTGACAAAAGGATTCAGTGATTGAGAGAAGTCCTATTTTATTTTAACGCGTCTAATTTGATTTTCTTCGTCTAGCTCGATCGGGATGGACGTTTCGAGTGCCCATTCGAATGAATATGGAACCTTTAGATATGTAAAAGAGCTTTGCCAACAAAACGAATGTAGCTAGTAATGGTAACATAATGTTCCTCGGTTCATGATGCAGGTGTCTTCGATTTTTGGTATGTTATATTAAGGACACGAGTCATTGATCAAAAGCTGCTGAGTTTAATTAAAAACTAGCTTAGTGCGCGCGAATTCGCAGGTATATGTTGTAAATGACTAAATGTGAATCATATTATTATTTGCATGGTTTTTAGTGACCTCGACATTCATATAATATTTCTATATTTCTATATAGTTATTCAGCAAACGATAACAAAAAAACCCATAACTACAGGTACAAACATTCATTATAATTCAAAGGGTCAAGATGTATGTGGTTGGTTCAAGATGACCTATATTTTCAACTCTTTATAAGTATCTCTTAAAAAGTAATGTAGTATTTATGATTCAAAAGTTATCTAttttttaatttaaaataattaaatagaATTGGCAATTTTCAATCCTTATGACCTGTTCCCCTTCGATTAAGTTATTTGGTCCAAACCATAATGATCCATCCAGATGTGTATATATCAAAATTGCCATTTACAATTTTAAGGCATGGTGAACAATTTAATTTTTTAAACAATCACACATGATTTCCCTATTTAACTATATCATGTCTAACTTGAGGCACTATTTTAATATTAGATGTAATCAAAATTTCCAATTAATAATGCGGATCAGTTGTTCCAAGTCAACCCGATTAAACTCAACCTAACCCATATCCATTAAGGACCTGCCTATGTTGTCAcatttacaaaataataataataataataataataatatcaaaatgaagtaccacTTTCAGTTATTCATATAGTACAACTTGAGGTGGAGGTTAAGGAAAAGTACCTAATTCTAGATATTGCGTAGGAAGAAATACATAGAATCAGAGAACTCCAA of the Rutidosis leptorrhynchoides isolate AG116_Rl617_1_P2 chromosome 5, CSIRO_AGI_Rlap_v1, whole genome shotgun sequence genome contains:
- the LOC139846495 gene encoding ferredoxin--NADP reductase, leaf-type isozyme, chloroplastic-like, whose amino-acid sequence is MASSSSVSAIISLSSSKSTAISSRTSSLISQDRVSFTKVPCYKNVSSSGKSLSIRAQIVQDTEAPPAKVEKISKKQEEGVVTNKYRPKEPYVGRCLLNTKITGDDAPGETWHMVFTTEGEIPYKEGQSIGVIPDGIDPKNGKPHKLRLYSIASSAIGDFGDSKTVSLCVKRLVYTNDQGVEVKGVCSNFLCDLKPGAEVQITGPVGKEMLMPKDPNATVIMLATGTGIAPFRSFMWKMFFEKHEDYQFNGLAWLFLGVPTSSSLLYKEEFEKMKEMKPDNLRVDFAVSREQTNEKGEKMYIQTRMAQYDRELWELLKKDNTFVYMCGLKGMEKGIDDIMVTLAAEDGIDWVQYKKQLKKEGQWNVEVY